ACGTTGGCCGTAGGCCTCTTTGATCAGGTAGTGGGCAATAATCAAAGCTCGAACTTCACATTGTTCGCCGCATCGTCCGTGCTGATTGCGATTCCGATCACAATTTTATTCATCTTCCTGCAGCGCAATTTGGTTGATGGCTTGACTGCTGGAGCCAATAAAGGATGAAGCGGATAAGGTCTCGAAAAAAAGGGGCTGTGCTCGGTTCCCTCGTCCTCGCTGCTTGGCTCGTTTCAAGCTGTGGGACGATGGGACCGACAGAGGCTCCCGATCTGATTGCAGGACAGTCTCCTGGTAAGACTCCAGATGAGGTTGGATTCGATTCAATTCTGGATGTGCAGCCCTCCATTGTCTATTACCAGATCTTTGTAAGATCCTTCTATGATTCCAACGGGGACGGGATCGGTGATCTCAAGGGAATTGAGGAGAAGCTGGATTATTTATCCGATCTTGGTGTACAAGGGATCTGGTTGACACCGATTCAGCCCTCTCCGAGCTACCACGGTTATGATATTACGGATTATTACAGCATCAATCCACAATTCGGCACCATGGACGATTGCCAACATCTTATTCAGGAGGCGCATAAACGCCGCATCAAGGTAATCATGGATTTAGTCGTCAATCATACGAGCTCGAAGCACCCTTGGTTTCTCGATTCGGCCGCAGACAAGATCAGCCCGCACCGAAATTGGTATACCTGGCAGGAGGGTTTGGACGCATACAATTCAGGCGAACAAAGCGCTACAGGCGGTTCAGCCTGGCATAAGAAAGGCAGCGATTCCTACTTGGGCGTATTTTCCGAGGGGATGCCTGATTTGAATTTCGATAATCCGGACGTTCGCCATGAGCTCGTTCAGGTGGGACAGTTTTGGCTGAAGCTGGGCTTTGACGGCTTCCGTTTGGATGCGGCTAAGCACGTGTACGACGACTTGAAATCATCCTCGGGCAGCCAAGAAATTGCCGCCAAGAACCAAGCATGGTGGCAGGAATTCCGTAAAGGCCTTAATGAGGTCAATCCTGATGCTTACCTGGTAGGGGAAGTATGGGATAGCGCTTCCGTCGCTGCCCCCTATGTTAACCACGCCTTCAATTCAACCTTCGACTTCGACCTCAATAAGACACTTCGTACAATTGTAAGTTCCGAACAAACCGAGGATTTGGCAGAACTAGTAAAGCGCAGCTATCAGCCATTCTATCAGGAATCCGGCGGCAGCTTCGTGGATGCCACTTTCCTAGGAAACCACGATATGGATCGTGTGATGAGCAGCTTTAACGGCAATCTGGAACATGCCAAGATGGCGGCGGCCCTATTATTGACACTGCCTGGCAATCCATTTGTTTATTATGGCGATGAAATCGGTATGCAGGGCAGAGGGGCGGACGAGAACAAACGCGAACCGATGCTATGGAGTGAGTCGGAAAAAGGGCAGGGCCAAACGACGTGGGAGCCCATTCTGTCCAACAGAGGCAGATCCAGACCATCCGTTGAAGTGCAGAGAAAGGACCCGGACTCGCTATGGAACTTTTACAAAAATTTGATTGACTTACGCAAGAAGGAGCCTGCTCTGCGGGACGGTGACATCGGCAGCTATGAGGTGAACACGCCAGGTGTTGTTTCCTATTTGCGTATGACCGACCACGAAACAGTACTTGTCTTACACAATATTTCGGGAAAGAAGCTAACGGTTACTTTGAATCATCGTTCTACAGATGCTTTTAACCAGCTTTCCTTTTCTACGAACACAGAAGCCGCCCTTGCGGATAACAATGTAACGCTTCCTCCCTATAGTACGGTTGTACTCAAACCGTAACCTAACTACATACTCCTACAACTTAGAGGTGCAGTCTCATTGCTAGTTTTGGGGCTGCTTTTTTTTTGTTTATACAAAATCTTGAACTGCTTCCTACATGTCAGATTACGAGGGTAACCAAAAGGAGGACATATGATTAAGATCGTGTTGGCCGATGATCACAAAATTATGAGCGAAGGTATTAAGCTGATTTTGG
This genomic window from Paenibacillus hexagrammi contains:
- a CDS encoding alpha-amylase family glycosyl hydrolase; this encodes MKRIRSRKKGAVLGSLVLAAWLVSSCGTMGPTEAPDLIAGQSPGKTPDEVGFDSILDVQPSIVYYQIFVRSFYDSNGDGIGDLKGIEEKLDYLSDLGVQGIWLTPIQPSPSYHGYDITDYYSINPQFGTMDDCQHLIQEAHKRRIKVIMDLVVNHTSSKHPWFLDSAADKISPHRNWYTWQEGLDAYNSGEQSATGGSAWHKKGSDSYLGVFSEGMPDLNFDNPDVRHELVQVGQFWLKLGFDGFRLDAAKHVYDDLKSSSGSQEIAAKNQAWWQEFRKGLNEVNPDAYLVGEVWDSASVAAPYVNHAFNSTFDFDLNKTLRTIVSSEQTEDLAELVKRSYQPFYQESGGSFVDATFLGNHDMDRVMSSFNGNLEHAKMAAALLLTLPGNPFVYYGDEIGMQGRGADENKREPMLWSESEKGQGQTTWEPILSNRGRSRPSVEVQRKDPDSLWNFYKNLIDLRKKEPALRDGDIGSYEVNTPGVVSYLRMTDHETVLVLHNISGKKLTVTLNHRSTDAFNQLSFSTNTEAALADNNVTLPPYSTVVLKP